A segment of the Phaenicophaeus curvirostris isolate KB17595 chromosome 20, BPBGC_Pcur_1.0, whole genome shotgun sequence genome:
GACCTATTGTGGACAATGCATCTGCCAAGGTGTAAACCTGCCTGTCGTTCCCAGGTACAGATGGAGCTGCCTTCGGTTTCCATCTCCTTGTTCTTCTGGCTTGGTTGAAGCCCTGCGAACCTGCTGGGTAAGCAAAGGAAGGAGTGCTGTGAGGAACTTTTCCTGTGGAGCAGCATCCATAGCTGGTACCTAGGGAAGAATGAGTACTCCAAATGGATTTCCACAGCACTCAGCACCACGCGTTACTCAGAACACGGAGGGTGGAGCAGTACAGGACCTGCACGCTAAAAAAGCTGGCAAAGCAGTGAAGAAAGAGGCTTGTAACAATGGGGCACTTACTTTAGAGGATCCTACGAGTGTAGGCAGCTCTTTAAATGAAACTGTGAGGCTCCTACCAGATGAACtcaaaactaatttaaaaactaaatcGCTCACTCCAAGGCCTCCTCGGAAACCCCGGCTGGAGCGTGCGGCATCCCTGGATGAGAAgagctggaggaggtggagacGGTTTAAAACGAGTCAGGAAAGCCTGACCGATCCCAATGAGACAAGCTCCTCAAACGGTTCCCTGCAGGAAGCGTCCCTCAGCCCTCCTGTCAGGGGTAGGGCGAGCCCCTGCCatggctgctgccagcagaatTCCTTGTGCAGTTCACCAGACACCTCGGAAGCCAATCCCATAGGGAAGAGCAAAGGAGGCACCTCCGACCTGGGGAAACGAGCCTCCGAGATCTCCAGTGCCTTTGGTGGGCTTCTGCGGGGAAAAGCGTTTGCGGGTGGCAAACCCCGGCTGTCCCAAATAATGCCGGCTCGACCTCTGCCACCCCTGGAGTTCAACGTGGCCTCTCACACACTGAGGACAGCTAATAGGATTGACTCAGATTGTATGGATTATCGACATTATTCTCAGCACAAGTTTGGGAGGGTCAGCAGCAGCCTGAGCGATAGCAGGCTCCATGGCAGTGGGATGGTCTATGATAATTGCTCCACAGACTCCATGAAATCCACCTTCAGCCTGCTCACTCCCATCCGCTCCAAGGATGTTCGAAGCAGGTAGGTCCTCTGGCTTCTCCTGGCAGAGTTTGGAGGGTGTTAGCAGGGAGCCAGCTGCCCCACAGAGTCCGGCTGGGCAGAGGCAGGGAATTTCCAACCAATCAGTAAAGCACAGAAGCTATTCTGTGTTGTTTAACCTGCTGTGGAGGCTGGGAACGGTTTGAAGATGAAGTGATGATTACAAGTATTCTGTGTTTGCTCCTTTCAGCTGGGTATTGTTTTTCATAAATACAGGTTTGATTTGCTGTCAGCTTGCTCCTAATGTGTAAGTAATCTCTCTTGAAAATTAAGCAGCAGCTGTGCCTGCTAGCAGTTGGgaaaggctattttttttctaaattccaAAGTACGTTTGGTTTGAACTGAAATGTTAAATAGCAAGAAAAGACCCCAAATATTTAGCTTGAAACTATCAGGCAGTACATGCAGTCCTGTGAGGTGCTGAGTGGTCTCTACAGATGTTGAGCTTGTTTGGCTGCTGGCAGGATCAGGTCACGCACTGTGAACGGGTTCAGTGTCCCACAGGAGCTCCTCTGCCCCGGCTTTCCCAGGAATCTCCTGAGGATGAGTGTGATTCCATTCAGATCTCAGCACTTTCTCCTAGTGTGGGCCCATCGTCTTGCTCTGGTTGCTCATTTGTCTTCCTTTCTCATTAAGTTTAGATTATTGATTGGTGGGAGCTGAGCTGGATGCATTGATCTCCTTGCTCGTATGTTGAATCCTCCTCTTGTTGTGTTGGCTGGAGCCCCAGAGCTGCCAGCACCCAGCACAGACGCTGCAGCGAGTGTTCCTGGTAACGCTGCAGGTCAGGAAACGTGTGAAAAGGTGAAGGATGCTAAGTACTCAGCTAAAGGCTGCGTGTTACAAACACTGCCAGACCTTGAGGGATAAACCTGGCCCTTGATCCAAAGAGTGGGAGCCAATGGTGCAGGGGAAAAGAGTTCCGAGACAAATAAAAGCTTTACTAACTGGTAAAAAAGCCCCAAGGAGAGATTGATGCTTGGGTGCCATGTGGGGTTTTCTTTCACCTCCCTCTGCAAAGGGAGTCAGGCAGGCAGGGGGTTGCAGAGCACTCCCCGACATCGTGTTGTCATCGctgctggcagagcttaagCAAGATTAAAGATGCTTATTCAACTTTCAGGCCTCTTGCCAACACCCCTTGCTTTTCCTCGGAGAAGCAGGCggtgtggggcagagctgtCCTTTCCAAATGTGATGTTCTTTCAGACCTCAGACTCAATTTATCATTCACTTGATTAGAAGCAACTTGGGGCCAGAATACTGGGAATGGTGGAgctattttcatgttttaagcAAATTGAGGTGCTTCAAAGTACTCATAAATCAAACCTGTCTCTTTGTTTTGTCTCTGCGAGGGGGATTGAAAACTTTGAATGGCTTTGGTCTCATCACAGCGCATGTGCAGCAGCAATCACACCATCATCCTCATGTCCTAGCTTTGAAATAGCCAATTTATGACCAtagttctgttttcttgcatgtgtTCCATCAACTCTTTATAAGGGCTGGATCTTTATAAGGAACTTTAGGCAAGCAGAACAATGTATAAGTactaaatgccattttcttgAGGTGCAGGGTATGTTCTTGATTACAAATCGTTATTCCAACTGTCATACCAGTTCCTTAGATGCTCTTTTATGGGTTTTCCGTTCACAGAAGCTATTTGGAAGGCAGCCTTCTGGCGAGTGGTGCCTTACTGGGAGCAGAAGAACTTAGCAGATATTTCCCTGATCGGAATATTGGAATTTTTGTGGCCACCTGGAACATGCAGGGTCAGAAGGTATGGGCACAGAGGTCTCCACAGGGCTTTCAGCAGTGGTAAAGTTACCgcagcttttctgaaaagaCTGTGCAATACTTTTATTTCATGTTCATGACTGTTTTCCTTGTTAACCAGTGTTGATCGTCTTTATCAAATGATAAAGCCCTCTCATGCGTGTTGATCTTGGTGAGAGCATCAGTGTAACGGGGTTCCTCAGGGACTGGGTATGAAAGCATTGAGTTTGTGAGTGCCACTCCAGCTTTTTGTGGCAGCTCCTTAATGCTCCATCGCAACCAAGATCATGTGAAAATGGCTGATGATTTACTGCTTATGGTGAGAATATCTCTGGTAAAGAACAGAGCGTCCTGCCTACATCTTTATGTAGCCTGGGAATTCAGGATTGATTCTACCAGGTGACTGGAAAGCCGTGCTTGGAAAAGCACAAGCACCCTTGGGTTGTTCTGTAAATCGCCTGTGAGTTTGGTAAAAAGGGAATTGGAAACCTCATGTTACTGGCCCACCTGGCTGAACGGTGGAGTCTCGGTTACTGCTGGAACAAGAGCTGCTCGGGGCTGCCTTTGGGAATGAGAAGTTTTAGTGCTGTCACTTAAACTATTGTTTGAAGCCTAAGTTGTTTACACTATGGAACCTGCAGCTTTGCCTGTGTCCTTTTCCAGGAAATCTTTGCATAACTCATGTTGCTATTTTATCCTTTCTTTCTAATAACAGGAACTTCCAGTGAATCTGGATGACTTCTTATTGCCAGCAGACCCTGACTATGCCCAGGACATGTATGTCATTGGTGTTCAAGAAGGCTGTCCAGACAGGTAGCAAAAACAATGTAATGAACCATCCTCTTTTATTGTTGACTAATTACTTTGGGTTTAAATAATCTGGAAATAGTCTCCATCGTATTCTTAATACTTACGATAAACAGGTCAATCTGCCCAGCCTTCACTGCAGCATCGCTCCAGCACTTGATGTTCTTTATCTCTGTTTTTGCAATGCTGATTTCCGTCCCTGGTTATTGTCTCCTGTGCTGTCCTTGTGATCCAGCTGTTGTTCCTCCCTGCAGGAGGGAGTGGGAGATCCGCCTGCAAGAGACGCTGGGCCCGCACTATGTCATGCTCTACTCTGCTGCGCACGGGGTGCTCTACATGTCGGTCTTCATTCGGAGGGATCTCATCTGGTTCTGCTCAGGTTTGTGGTCCAGTAAGATTTGAAGAGTGGGAGGAGAAAGGGCTGCAGCCATCGAGCGTCTTGTCCTTTTCTCCACGGCTGTCCTTCACCTGACTTCCCTCCTCACTGTCTCTAGAGGCTTTTCAGTAaaaacagcttctttttctccttccagagGTGGAGTATGCCACAGTGACAACTCGGATCGTATCTCAGATCAAAACCAAGGGAGCTCTGGGGATCTGCTTCACGTTTTTTGGGAcctccttcctcttcatcaCCTCCCACTTCACATGTGAGACATTTACAGCCTTGTGAGAAGTGTCCTggctgagggagggaagggggttgCTTTGCTAAGCTTGTAAAGCTGCACGGGGGCAGAGGAGCAAGGCAGATGGAAGTCAAAGCTCAGGATTGCTGAGCTGAGAACAGTAAGGGAGGAGGACTTTTTGGTAGCAAACTTACAGAACTGTGTTTAGAAAAACTTAAATGACATCTGCACAGCCATATCCCTTTTTCCATGTATCCTgtcattatttttcagtctgtgtGCTCCCTGGGGTCAGGGTGTTGTGTTTTACATGTAGAAAATGTCTGATGTCCTTTGGAAGCTTCTCTTATAACCAGACATGGTAACTTAAGGAAAATGATGCATTGTTGGCAGTAATGGGatttctgtctttcagctgGGGACAGTAAGGTGAATGAGAGGAAACTGGACTACAGTAAAACCATCCAAGCCCTTACACTTCCCAAGAATGTTCCGGACACAAACCCGTATCGATCCAGTTCCAGTAAGTGTGGAATCGTGCTTGTATGGGAGCCTGAATGAATAGAGATTGTGCATTGCCTTTCGGTCTGCACCAAGGAGGAGAGAATGAGAGTGCTCTGTATAAACAGAGACCACAGGTTGTTTTCTCTGAGGCTGGTTTCATTCAcatgttttgtttgggttttttttatgtgggGTGTAATTTAGAGGGGAATTTGAACAAAAAAGTTGAAATGGAGGGAGAGAGCAATTTCAGAAGGACATTTTGTAAGGTGTGTTTTTTCTCAGAACAGCAACAGGGTAATTCTGGAGTAATTTTTATCAATACTGGGGTTGTGTTTCACTTTTCAAGTGTTTTCTAGAACAAGTAGATATTACTTTGTTTCAGAACTTAGGAGAGGGAACATTATTTCAGTTTGCATACGCGCAGCTCCGCGTATCTGCCGAATTCCAGTACTGTTTCTAAATGCTGTGCTGTTAATGTGACATTAGAGGTACAGCTGAGCCTTTTTTCTAGGAAGATGAATTTAGTTGTTATATGCAGTGTGGCATTAGGTTTTGGTGTTCATACTATTTTAGGTCTTGTAGACAGTTTGgtctctttttgcttttttttctatgatttttaagaTTTCTGTTCTATTTTCCACTTATTTTTTATTCGCACACTCTGTGATGATCACAGGCAGAAAACGTACTCAAGTGTTTTAACTCATGgtagtaaaaagaaagaatttgtgCCTGTTCCTTGAACGTACCTAGCAGTGCTCTCAGTAAGCTGTGCAACGTACAGCTCTCACTCCAAACGAATTATGAGAGTTTCACTTTAATGAGCCTGTAGCTACATCACTGACTTCAATTTTCCTCAAAAGTCCAAAGAAGATTTAGGGAATTAAaattggggatttttttttttttgctttcaggaCTTTTCAGGGTATTTACCTTTATCCTGACACTTGCAGGTGATGTCACAACTCGGTTTGATGAAGTATTCTGGTTTGGTGACTTCAACTTCCGACTGAATAAAGATCGTGAGACTGTGGATTCCATCTTGAACCAGAACCCAGAAACAGGCGTGTCCAAGCTGCTGGTGTATGACCAGCTCACAAGTGAAATGAGTAGGGGTGAGGGACAGCTGGATTTCTCCCTGGTAGATATCCACACTCAGAAATAATTACAGCCAAACCCCTGTTTCCTACAGACCCTTCCTGATTGTTAGGTTCCCTACAAGAGGAGGTCAGGAGCTGTCAAATACAGTGGTAGTCTCCACAGGGGACTTTTTGCTGGAGGAAAATGCTGTATATAGTGTGATATACCTTGAAAGTGTCCACTGTAGAGGAATCTccctcttccctggggagattattccagtGTGCACCCACCGAGTGTTCTTGGTTTAAATAGCCACTGGCTGGTTTTCATCCTCACTATGTAAGAACCTGGGCTTGCTCCCTTCCTGGAGCCTGAGCCCAGCTTTTTGTAGTCATCTGTGTACCTGGCTGTTGTTTCTAGCCAGCCTTAGTTACACGGTGTTGAATAAATGCAGGAAGCATGCTGGCTTCTTAGGAAGGAGGAATTTGCTGTTCATTCTGTTCTCCCCTTCCCGTGCAGGGTCCATTTTCAAAGGATTCCAAGAGGCTGACATTCATTTCCGTCCTTCTTACAAGTTTGACATAGGAAAGGACAGCTATGACACCACTTCCAAACAAAGGACTCCGTCCTACACGGTAAGGGATGATTTCAGAGCAGCGTCCTTGCAAGGGCTGCACAGCCTCACATCTGCctccagaggggaaaaaaggattgTGGAATCTCTGAGCACAGGGGGAgtttggaacaggctgcaaaTCTTATTTTCCCTGCTTTGCATCCTGTTCCAGCGCGTTCTCCCCTGTGCTCAGAGCTgggcacagagctgctgttgGGATGAGACACATTCTCCATTCTCTTCATTTCACTGAGTGGAGCGTGATAAATGAATGGATCTGTCTCTTGTGAACCAGTGCTTCTAGGTTGGATGTGCAAAGGGAGCTACCATCagtctctcctctctctctgcctcccaGGATCGCGTTGTTTACCGCAGTCGGTACAGAGATGACATCCATGCTGTCAAGTACTCATCTTGTCCTGTGATCAAGACTTCAGACCATCGGCCTGTGTTTGCCTTGTTCCGTGTGAAAGTGAGGCCTGGCAGAGACAAGTTAGTACCTCCTTCTGCACTCTGTGTGACTGCACGTGGCTGCAATGGTCCTGAGGAGCTCCTGTTGCGAGTTTATCCCCTCAGGAGAGTTCCTGAAATCGGGTTTATCTCATGTGGTGCTTTGCAGCCTGTTTGGTTTTTACCCAATGTGTGCTTTCAGCAGTCAGAGCAGTAAAAGCGCTTAAACCCTGCACTGACATCTGAAATCCCTGCTGCCAGGTCCCTTAATCCTCCTGAGGGAGATAAACGGAGTCCATAGCGATTGGCTATGAATCTATGTTTTATCTGAGATGCAGCactctctttttcctctcagcATTTTTCCTCCCCAGTGGTGGCTGCATTTCAGCGTAGCTCTGTCAGTGGGGATTAATCGTCCCAAGTTCTTTTAGGTCCCATTGTGCTGTTGCACTGGTAGAACTCCTTAGAAAATTTGTTTAAGTCACTGAAATTTGGTTAATCTCTTTTCTGTGAGTAGCATGGTCAGAGGTTTTAAGACTGAGGGATCTAGAAAACAGTGATTTCTCAGAGCATTTGATCAGCATTGCAATG
Coding sequences within it:
- the INPP5E gene encoding phosphatidylinositol polyphosphate 5-phosphatase type IV, with the protein product MSTPNGFPQHSAPRVTQNTEGGAVQDLHAKKAGKAVKKEACNNGALTLEDPTSVGSSLNETVRLLPDELKTNLKTKSLTPRPPRKPRLERAASLDEKSWRRWRRFKTSQESLTDPNETSSSNGSLQEASLSPPVRGRASPCHGCCQQNSLCSSPDTSEANPIGKSKGGTSDLGKRASEISSAFGGLLRGKAFAGGKPRLSQIMPARPLPPLEFNVASHTLRTANRIDSDCMDYRHYSQHKFGRVSSSLSDSRLHGSGMVYDNCSTDSMKSTFSLLTPIRSKDVRSRSYLEGSLLASGALLGAEELSRYFPDRNIGIFVATWNMQGQKELPVNLDDFLLPADPDYAQDMYVIGVQEGCPDRREWEIRLQETLGPHYVMLYSAAHGVLYMSVFIRRDLIWFCSEVEYATVTTRIVSQIKTKGALGICFTFFGTSFLFITSHFTSGDSKVNERKLDYSKTIQALTLPKNVPDTNPYRSSSSDVTTRFDEVFWFGDFNFRLNKDRETVDSILNQNPETGVSKLLVYDQLTSEMSRGSIFKGFQEADIHFRPSYKFDIGKDSYDTTSKQRTPSYTDRVVYRSRYRDDIHAVKYSSCPVIKTSDHRPVFALFRVKVRPGRDNIPLAAGQFDRELYLIGIKRRITRELQKRQEQKDQKSSSICSIS